The DNA segment GTGTACGACGGCGACACCCCGTACGAGGAACGCGAGTGGGTGCGCCAGTACGCCAACTACGTCCTCACCAACCCGGACATGCTGCACCGCGGGATATTGCCCTCCCACCCGCGCTGGTCCTCCTTCCTGAAGTCGCTGAAGTACGTCGTCGTCGACGAGTGCCACACCTACCGGGGCGTCTTCGGCTCGCACGTCGCCCAGGTGCTGCGCCGGCTGCGCCGCGTCTGCGCCCGTTACGGCTCCTCCCCGGTCTTCCTGCTGGCCTCCGCGACCGCCGCCGAGCCCGCCGTCGGCGCGGGGCGGCTGACCGGCCTGCCGGTGGTGGAGATCGCCGACGACGCCTCCCCGCGCGGCGAGCTGGTCTTCGCCCTGTGGGAGCCCCCGCTCACCGACCTGCACGGCGAGAAGGGCGCGCCCGTGCGCCGCACCGCCACCGCCGAGACCGCCGATCTGCTGACCGACCTGACCGTGCAGGGCGTGCGCTCGGTCGCCTTCGTGCGCTCCCGGCGCGGCGCCGAGCTGATCTCGGTGATCGCCCAGGAGAAACTGGCCGAGGTCGATCGCTCCCTGGTCCGGCGGGTCGCGGCCTACCGCGGCGGCTACCTCCCCGAGGAGCGCCGCGCCCTGGAGCGCGCCCTGCACTCCGGGGAACTCCTCGGACTCGCCGCCACCACGGCCCTGGAGCTGGGCGTGGACGTCTCCGGGCTGGACGCGGTGGTGATCTGCGGCTACCCGGGCACCCGGGCCTCCCTGTGGCAGCAGGCGGGCCGCGCGGGCCGCTCCGGGCAGGGGGCTCTCGCGGTCCTCGTCGCCCGGGACGATCCGCTGGACACCTTCCTCGTCCACCACCCGGAGGCCCTGTTCGACCGGCCGGTGGAGTCGACCGTGCTCGACCCCGACAACCCCTACGTGCTCGCCCCGCACCTGTGCGCCGCCGCCGCGGAACTCCCGCTGACCGAGGAGGACCTCGAACTGTTCGGTCCCGCCTGCGCGGACGTGCTGCCGCAGCTGGAGGCCGCGAAGCTGCTGCGCCGGCGGACCCGGGCCTGGCACTGGACCCGCCGGGAGCGGGCCGCCGACCTCACCGACATCCGCGGCGGGGGCGGGCGGCCGGTGCAGATCGTGGAGGAGGGCACCGGGCGCCTGCTCGGCACGGTCGACGAGGCCGCCGCGCACTCCGCCGTCCACGAGGGCGCGGTCCACCTCCACCAGGGCCGCACCTACCTGGTGCGCTCCCTCGACCTCGCGGACTCGGTCGCCCTGGTGGAACAGGCCGACCCGCCGTACTCGACGGTCGCCCGCGACACCACCGCCATCTCCGTCCTGGAGACCGACACCGAGATCCCCTGGGGCACGGGCCGGCTCTGCTACGGCTCCGTCGAGGTCACCAACCAGGTGGTCTCCTTCCTGCGCAGGCGCCTGATCACCGGCGAGGTGCTGGGCGAGACGAAGCTCGACCTGCCTCCTCGTACGCTGCGCACCCGCGCGGTGTGGTGGACGGTCACCGAGGACCAGCTGGACGAGGCCCGGATCGGCCCGGAGATCCTCGGCGGCTCCCTGCACGCCGCCGAGCACGCCTCCATCGGCATGCTGCCGCTCTTCGCGACCTGCGACCGCTGGGACATCGGCGGCGTCTCCGTCCCGCTGCATCCCGACACCCTCCTTCCGACGGTCTTCGTGTACGACGGCCATCCCGGCGGCGCGGGCTTCGCCGAGCGCGCCTTCCACACCGCCCGCGCCTGGCTCACCGCCACCCGCGAGGCCATCGCCTCCTGCGAGTGCGACGCCGGCTGCCCCTCCTGCATCCAGTCCCCAAGTGCGGCAACGGCAACGACCCCCTCCACAAACGCGGCGCGGTCCGCCTCCTGACCACCCTGCTGCGCGAAGCACCGGAACCGACCGCCCCGCCGAAGGAAACGGCGCCGGCTTCGGGACGGGGGCAGGGAGGCTGACGCCCGGGGGACGGGGAGCTGACGCGCGGGCGGCCCGACGCGCGTGGGACCGGAGGCGGGGGCCGGGGCACCGGGCCGGGAGCTGGGGGCTGGGGACCGGTGAGCCGGAGGCCGGTCGCTGGGCCGGGAGGCCGGTCGGGCAGAGGCTGCCGAGGGCAGATGGGCCGGAGGTCGCCGAGGGCAGGCGGCTCGGCCAGGGGCCGGGGGTCCCGCCGGGCGGGAGGCGCCGCCGGGCCGAGAGTCGGTGGGCCCTGGAGCAGCGGGCAGGCCCTGGGTCAGTGGTTCAAGTGCCGGTGGCCGCTCCACCCGACGCCCGGCGCCCGGCGCCCGGCCCCCAACGCCCGACGCCCTCGTCACCGGCTCCCCGGGGCGGGCTGCGGAGACCTCGGACCAAGTGCCGGCAGGGCGGAAGGCGGCGGGGCGAAAGCGAAGGCCGGTGGGTCCGCCGGGCCCGCTCTGGAGCGGACCTCCGCCGTGAACGGACCGCCTCCCGACGCCGCGGTCACGTCCGCGATCTCGCCCTCCACCGCGCAGCGCACCAGCCGAACCCGCTGGGCCGTCGCCACGCGGCCGGCCAGGACGCAGGCCGCCTCGCCGCCGTCCGCCCAGTGGTCCGCGGCCGCGAGCGCCGCCAGATCCGCGCCGCCCGCCGCCCGGTGCCGGACGGTGACGGCGTGCCCCAGCGCCAGCACCGCGCCGAACACCACGCAGAGCACCGCGATCGCCCCGAGGCTCCAGACGGTGGCGGAACCCCGGTCGGAGCCGTACCGGCCCCCCGTTCGCCGCGCCAGGGCCCACCTCCGCAACCCGCCCCGGCCGCTCACCCGAACCCGCACCCGCGCCCTCCGCCACCTCACGGCCCCGCCCCCTTCCCCCCGACCGTCTCCTCGGCCAACGCCACCGCCTCCTCGCGGAGTTCGAAGGGCAGACCGCTGAGCACCGGCGGCCTCGCCACCACCGTCACGCGCACCTGGTCGCCCTCTCGTCCGACCGTCACCCCGGCCCCGCTCGGTGCTGCCTGACGGGTCACCGACAGCACCGAGGCGGGCGGGTCCTGGCGGGCGGCGGCCCGGGCGCCCACGCGGGCCGCGTCCACACACCGGATCTGCGCCGCCGCCATGAGCAGCGCCCAGACCAGCGCCATCGTGAACGCCACCAGCACGCACAGCGCCATGGCCGCCTCCGCCGTCACGAAGCCCCGGTCCGAGCCTCGGCCCGAGCCCCGTTCACATCCGCGCACTGAGGGCCTTCTTCACGATGGACTGGAGCTCCGCCCGGACCTCGCCGCTGGTGACGACCTCGTACAGCAGCATGGCGAATCCGACGGCCGCGATGATCCCCATCGCGTACTCCGAGGTCACCATTCAGGAGTCCCGGCGGCACACCCGCCGCACCCCGGCCAGCACTTCGACGATCTTCCTCTTCATCTCGACTCCCCTCAGGTCCTGGTCTGTTCTCACGTTGTCCGTCCTCGGTATCCGTCCTCGGTATCCGTCGCCGCTCCTCACCTCCCCGCCATCACGCCGCCCGCCAGCCCGATCACCACGGGCAGCACGCCGATCGCGACGAAGGCGGGCAGGAAGCACAGCCCCACCGGCGCGGAGATCATTACGGCCGCCCGTCTGGCCCGTGCCGTCGCGGTGCGGCCCCAGTCCGCGCGGGTGTCCGAGGCGATGCGGGCCACCGGCGCGGCGGCGGGCAGCCCCGACTCGCCTGCCCGCTCCAGCAGCCGCGCCAGGGCACCCGCGCCCGGCAGCGCGGCCAGCCCGCGCCACGCGTCCGCCGGTGTGCCGCCGAGCCGTACCTCCGCCGCGCCCCGCGCCAGCGCCTGTCCGACGGGCCCGCCCAGGGCCTCGCCCACCGCCTGCGCGGCGACCACGGGCCCGGCGCCGGCCGCGATACAGGCGGCCAGCAGATCGGCGGCGAGCGGCAGCCGGCGCGCGGCCTCGGCGGTATCGACGGCCGCCGCCCCGCCCGCCGCCGCCTGGCCCGCTCGCCAGCGCCAGAGCACGGCCCCGGCGCCGAGGCCCAGCAGCGCCCCGACGGGCCCGCCGACCAGCACCCACACCCCGCCCGCCGCACCCACGAGCGGCAGCCATCGCCGCACCGTGTCCACGACCGCCGACCGCGGCTTCCGCGTCGCGGGCTCCGGTCGCAGCAGTCCGGCCGCCCGCTGCCGCGCCCGGCGGACCCGCCGGGCCGACACCACCAGCCGGCCGCCCCAGCCGAGCGCCACCGCCACCGCCACGGCCGTCCCCAGCCTGTGCACAACATCCCCGCTCACGCCCTCACGTCTCCCTCCACGTCCAGACCCGCGCCTCACACCGCCTCCGCTCCCCGCACGATCCGCGCCGACCACCACAGCCCGGCCGCCTCGAACACCGCGCCGATCAGCAGGCAGCCCAGGCCGGGGCCGCTGTGCAGGAGGACCCGCAGCGGGGCGGCGCCCATGGCCGCGCCCAGGAGAAGGCCCAGGACGGGGAGAGCGGCGAGCAGGACGGCGGTGGCCCTGGCGCCGGCCAGTTGGGCGCGCAGGTCGGCACGCTGGTCCCGTTCGGCCCGCAGGGCGCCGTCCAGCCGGTCCAGGCCGGCCGCGAGTCCCGCGCCCTGGTCGACGGCCACCCGCCAGCACGCGGCCAGCCCGAGCAGCCCCTCGGCGCCCGGCTGCCGGGCCGCCACGGCGAGGGCGCCGGGCACGTCCCCGCCGAAGCGGGCCGCCGCGACCACGGCCGCCCGCGCCTCGCCGAGCCCGCCCGAGTCCCGCGCCGCCCGCAGCAGCGCCTCGCCGGGCTGCCGTCCGGCCCGCACCTCACCGGCGAACGCCCCGCACAGGGCGATCACCTGGTCCACCCGCCGCTCCCGGGCGCGTCTCGCCTCCCCGGCCCGCCGCACCCGGCGCAGCACGGGCACCCCGGCCGCCCCCGCGACGACCGGAATCACCGAGCCGCCCAGCAGCGCGAGCAGCAGCCCCGCGACCAGGGCCCACCACTCGGCTCCCCAGCGGTCGCGCAACCGCCGTAATGCCGAGAGGAGTTGATCCTGGACCGGCGGAGCGGCCCCCGGCCCTCCGTCCCCGGCCAGCAGCAGCCGCGCCCGCCGCACCCCGTGGTACCGCTCGCACAGCAGCCACCCCAGCGCGGCCAGACAGATCAGCGCGGCCCCCATCGACATCTCACCCCTCACCTTCACCACCTCCGAATCCGCCACCCCGGCCACCTCCGATTCCGCCCCGGGCACCGGTCGTCCCGTCCTCTCGGCCGCCCCCGAACCCGTCACCATCACGGCCCCCGGACCCGGCACCTTCGCCTCCGCCCCATCCGCCGCCGTCGCCACCACCGCCCCCGCCCTCGTGCATGAACTCCCCCAGCCCACCCAGCAGTCGGGCCAACCGCCCCCACCCCGCCTCCCGCACGAACGCCCGCTCCCCCCACCGCAGCGCGGGCACCGTCCGCACCAGACCTGTGGCGTCCCGCTCCAGGACGTGCACCTCGGCGATCCGGCGCCGGCCGGAGCGGTCCCGCACCAGGTGGAGCACCACGGACAGGGCGGCCGCCAACTGGCTGTGCAGGGCGGCGCGGTCGAGGCCCGCGGCCGTGGCCAGCGCCTCCAGACGGGCCGGGACGTCCCCGGCGGTGTTGGCGTGGACCGTGCAGCAGCCGCCCTCGTGGCCCGTGTTGAGCGCGGCGAGCAGATGGACGACCTCGGGTCCGCGCACCTCTCCGACGACCAGCCGGTCCGGCCGCATCCGCAGGGCCTGGCGGACCAGGTCCTCAAGGGTGACCAGGCCCGCGCCCTCCTGGTTCGCGGGCCGGGTCTCCAGCCGGACGACATGCGGATGGTCGGGTCTCAGCTCGGCGGAGTCCTCCGCGAGCACGATCCGCTCCCCCGCGCCGACCAGGCCGAGCAGGGCGCTGAGCAAGGTCGTCTTGCCGGTCCCGGTGCCGCCGCTGACCAGGAAGGACAGCCGGGCGGCCAGCAGGGCGCGCAGAATCCGGTCGCCACCGGGCGGGACGGTGCCGGCCGCCACCAACTCGGCGAGGGTGAAGGCCCGGGGCCGTACCACCCGCAGGGCCAGGCAGGTGCAGCCGACGGCGACCGGGGGCAGCACGGCGTGCAGCCGGGTGCCGTCCGGGAGCCGAGCGTCCGCCCACGGCCGGGCGTCGTCCAGCCGGCGTCCGGCCACCGCGGCGAGCCGCTGCGCGAGGCGTCGTACCGCCGCCGCGTCGGGGAAGGCCACCGGGGTCAGTTCCAGGCCGCCGCCCCGGTCCACCCACACCCGGTCGGGCGCGGACACCAGGACGTCGGTGACCCCGGGGTCGGCGAGCAGCGGCTCCAGGGGCCCGGTGCCGACGAGTTCGGATCTCAGCCGCTCGGCCACCCCGAGGACCTCGGCGTCCCCGAGGACCCGCCCCTGTGCGCGCAGCGCCTGCGCGACCCGTGCCGGGGTGGGTTCGGCGCCGCTCTCGGCGAGCCGCCGGCGCACCCCGTCGAGCAGGGCGGTCTGATCAAGCGTTCCGAAGCTCATCGCGCGCCCCCGGACTCCACCAGCGCCCGCTCCCAGAACTCGGCGCAGAACCGGGCCAGCGGGCCGCGTCCGCTCGCGCCCGGCGGTCTGCCGCCGCCCCTCGGCCGCAGCAGCCCGGGCTCCACCGGCACCTCTCCCGCGAGCGGCAGACCGAGCAGGCGGGCCACTTCGCGGTCGTCCAGACCGGACGCGTACGGACCGCGCACCGCGACCCGCAGATCGCGGACGACCACGCCGATGGCGGCGGCGATCCGGCCGGCCGCGGCGAGTGCCCGCAGTTCGGCGGGGACGACCAGGAGGGCCAGGTCGAGCTGGGCGAGGACCTCGCCGACCCCGTCGTCCAGGCGGCGGGGCAGATCGACCACGACGGTGCCGCCGCGGCGCCGGGCGGCGGCCAGCACCGCCCGCACGGCCTGGGGCGGCACGGCGACGCAGTCGCCCCGGTCCCAGCTGAGCACCCGCAGGGAGTGCAGCGCGGGCAGCGACTCCTCCAGGGCGCCGCCGCCGACCCGGCCCCGGGAGGCGGCGAAGGCCGGCCAGCGCAGGCCCTCGGCGCCTTCGCCGCCGAGCAGCACATCGAGACCGCCGCCGAGCGGATCGGCGTCCACCAGCAGGGTGCGCAGTCCCTCGCGGGCGGCGGTGACGGCGAGCGCGCAGGCCAGGGTGGACGCGCCGGCCCCGCCCCGGCCGCCGATCACGCCGACGGTGAGGGCCGGCCGGCCGACCCCCTCGGCGACGTCGGCGATCCGGTCGACCAGCCACTGCTCGCCCTCGGGGAGGATCAGGACGTGGTCGGCGCCGATCTCCATGCCGCGCCGCCATACGTCCGGGTCCTCCCGGTCGCGGCCG comes from the Streptomyces sp. SUK 48 genome and includes:
- a CDS encoding Rv3654c family TadE-like protein; translation: MARRTGGRYGSDRGSATVWSLGAIAVLCVVFGAVLALGHAVTVRHRAAGGADLAALAAADHWADGGEAACVLAGRVATAQRVRLVRCAVEGEIADVTAASGGGPFTAEVRSRAGPADPPAFAFAPPPSALPALGPRSPQPAPGSR
- a CDS encoding TadE family type IV pilus minor pilin; amino-acid sequence: MTAEAAMALCVLVAFTMALVWALLMAAAQIRCVDAARVGARAAARQDPPASVLSVTRQAAPSGAGVTVGREGDQVRVTVVARPPVLSGLPFELREEAVALAEETVGGKGAGP
- a CDS encoding DUF4244 domain-containing protein — its product is MVTSEYAMGIIAAVGFAMLLYEVVTSGEVRAELQSIVKKALSARM
- a CDS encoding type II secretion system F family protein; translated protein: MSGDVVHRLGTAVAVAVALGWGGRLVVSARRVRRARQRAAGLLRPEPATRKPRSAVVDTVRRWLPLVGAAGGVWVLVGGPVGALLGLGAGAVLWRWRAGQAAAGGAAAVDTAEAARRLPLAADLLAACIAAGAGPVVAAQAVGEALGGPVGQALARGAAEVRLGGTPADAWRGLAALPGAGALARLLERAGESGLPAAAPVARIASDTRADWGRTATARARRAAVMISAPVGLCFLPAFVAIGVLPVVIGLAGGVMAGR
- a CDS encoding type II secretion system F family protein — translated: MGAALICLAALGWLLCERYHGVRRARLLLAGDGGPGAAPPVQDQLLSALRRLRDRWGAEWWALVAGLLLALLGGSVIPVVAGAAGVPVLRRVRRAGEARRARERRVDQVIALCGAFAGEVRAGRQPGEALLRAARDSGGLGEARAAVVAAARFGGDVPGALAVAARQPGAEGLLGLAACWRVAVDQGAGLAAGLDRLDGALRAERDQRADLRAQLAGARATAVLLAALPVLGLLLGAAMGAAPLRVLLHSGPGLGCLLIGAVFEAAGLWWSARIVRGAEAV
- a CDS encoding TadA family conjugal transfer-associated ATPase, which gives rise to MSFGTLDQTALLDGVRRRLAESGAEPTPARVAQALRAQGRVLGDAEVLGVAERLRSELVGTGPLEPLLADPGVTDVLVSAPDRVWVDRGGGLELTPVAFPDAAAVRRLAQRLAAVAGRRLDDARPWADARLPDGTRLHAVLPPVAVGCTCLALRVVRPRAFTLAELVAAGTVPPGGDRILRALLAARLSFLVSGGTGTGKTTLLSALLGLVGAGERIVLAEDSAELRPDHPHVVRLETRPANQEGAGLVTLEDLVRQALRMRPDRLVVGEVRGPEVVHLLAALNTGHEGGCCTVHANTAGDVPARLEALATAAGLDRAALHSQLAAALSVVLHLVRDRSGRRRIAEVHVLERDATGLVRTVPALRWGERAFVREAGWGRLARLLGGLGEFMHEGGGGGGDGGGWGGGEGAGSGGRDGDGFGGGREDGTTGARGGIGGGRGGGFGGGEGEG
- the ssd gene encoding septum site-determining protein Ssd, translating into MSATITHDPPPARGGGPLIVTEDAALLDDLLRLCAAAGATPEVHHGVPDQGGTWAAAPLVLVGDDAAHRLLGAARRRQVVLIGRDREDPDVWRRGMEIGADHVLILPEGEQWLVDRIADVAEGVGRPALTVGVIGGRGGAGASTLACALAVTAAREGLRTLLVDADPLGGGLDVLLGGEGAEGLRWPAFAASRGRVGGGALEESLPALHSLRVLSWDRGDCVAVPPQAVRAVLAAARRRGGTVVVDLPRRLDDGVGEVLAQLDLALLVVPAELRALAAAGRIAAAIGVVVRDLRVAVRGPYASGLDDREVARLLGLPLAGEVPVEPGLLRPRGGGRPPGASGRGPLARFCAEFWERALVESGGAR